The genomic interval TTCTTTCAATAAATTAATAGAAGCCACCGAATCacaggccgcaaaataggacagaaataggacatgtcctattttatgCGGCTCGGACTGTCGGTCTGCACATGGGACCATGAAAATCATGGTCATATGTTTGAGCCCATGGAAAAGAATGGGTCTGGGAAATACATGGATAGCTCTCAATCCCACACCAAGGGGCCATAGGCTgatttcacatgtagtttttggtcaggtttttgaggccaaatctgcctcaaaatcctgaccaaaaagacggctcccattgaaatcccattgaaaaaaagaacggacatgctcattcttcaggcggattcacctaaTCTAGAGTGGAGTATGTGActagatgccaatgcagtgcaccggcatccagttgcggctactcGCTTTTTGGTCCGggatctgaggcagcctccacctcaatttccggaccaaaaaacccatgtgcactcagccttagaCTATTATAGACTAGTTTTACACCACTTTTTAGCTGGTTTCATTTCTGACCAAATTTTGGTGTAAACTTCCAAAATTTATGGCTCACAGTTCAGCATATTAACCAACacccctgcattatacaagacCTCCAAGCTGTTAGAGGTGTCTAAAACCCAAAGTAAATGAGGTGTAAAACTGGGATGAGTTATAATTATTATTCAGAGGCAGAGATCGAGGGTTGGCAGAACATTTGGCACAAGAAACGATCTCGCActaaatgtgcaccacaatatcatctTTCTACGGCAGAAAACTATTGAAGACCTGCATTAACAATGTTGTGTGCAGAAGGAACTGGAAGAGGATGAGGAGCCAGGACTTGAGAAGAGAGGATGAAAAGAGGTTGGTGGTGGAAAGGACACAGGCACAGCTAAGGAACGAGGTTGATACTCATTGTGGGCAGATATCATGATGATGACAAAGCCAATTACCTGGCCTGGTAATCTGACCTATCTATGGTCTGTTCATTGAAATTAAGGAGAGctgtgtaatacctcatttctcctgtggtggtgctgcaggagaATTACAGCACTTATTTATTTCTGAATTCCCCCCTCTCCAGATTTCTGCCATTTTTAGAGAGTCCAGTTAAAACTCTTGCCATCTGCTTATCAAGAGACCATTCTAacaaaaaaggaaatgaccaaaaCAAGAGAGGCCTATTAATTAAAATTTAGAATGTTAATAATGTTTATCTAAAAAAtagacttttatttatttttttaaccttaaCCGTTTCTatacatttcattttttattttgcttttcatttcgttgcaataccacacataaccacagggTTTGCTGTTGGGAAATACATACAGTTCAAGAACAACATAGTACTTTCCTTCGCAGTCATTTAGATTTCTTGGTCTGTCTCCCACAATTATGATACTACCGTATGCTTTTTGTATATTAATGTAAAAATTCTTTTTACTGCTTTTTTCACTTCTTTATTTCTCAGGCTGTAAATAATTGGGTTAAGTAAAGGGGTGAACATGGCATATACCAGAGCAAACATCTTGTCATAGTTGGCGGAGTGTAAGCCTTTGGGGCTAGCATAGACAGTAAACGCAGTGCTGTAAAATAGCATGACCACTGTGATATGAGATGAACAGGTGGAGAAGGCCCTAATTCTTCCTGTGTTCGTCTTCATCCTGACTATAGAATATATGATATTAATGTACATGATTAGGATAATAATAAAGTTAAACATAGTAGCAAATCCAATAACGCAGCCATTAACTGTATTATTTAGGGAGGTATTGATACAGGCCAAGCTCAACAGGGGAGCAAGGTCACAGAAATAATGGTCTATGTACCGTCGGCCACAGAATGGCACCGTTATGGTAAAACCAAGTGGTAGAGTTGCCGCCATGAACCCATAAGTCCAACAAAGCAGGGCTAGATAGCTACACAATTTATTATTCATGATGCTGGTATATCGGAGAGGGTTACATATAGCCAAATATCGATCGAAGGACATGACAGCTAACAGAGCACACTCCGTCATGCCAAGTCCATGGAACATGTAAAGCTGAGCAAAGCACCAATGAAACGACACTCTTTTATCATGGGTCACGAGAATAGTCAACAGTTTTGGGACCGTAGTTGATATATACCAGATCTCCAGTAAGGACAGATTGACAATGAAGAAATACATTGGAGTATGAAGCTGCTTGTGAAGACGGACTACCAAGATGATGATTATGTTACCCGAAAGAGTGAGCAAATAGGTAAAGAGAAATATGAAGAACAGACCAATGCTGTAGTCCTCCACATTAGCAAATCCTTGAAGATGAAAGTCATCGAACTGAGTCTCGTTCCTCTTGTTCAAATATAGAGCCCACATTAATAAATGGGTACAAATCTCTGCCCTTTGTtactattatatattttatattataaatcTGTAGGGATTAGAAAAAACACAAGAGCCTATGGCATTTTGTAATCGTAGTAGAAAATAACACAAACTTAAGCCACTTTGGCAAGACCTTGATGTTTATTTACTACTCTAGGATCTTGATGTATACTTGCTATGTCTATATTACTTTTTTTAGTTTATATGTACAATAATATGAACTTTTATGTTTGGATATATTTATCAGCTACAAAATGGACTGGAGTGAAACCACCATactgacccctggttcacattagcgtatgtattctgtctggttagagtctgcatggagtctccctggatggaatacaatcgcaattggaagcaatgttctgtaaaagcacatggaccccatagactataatggggtccgtgtgcttgccgtgcattgAATGAGATCAAAAATAGAGGAACGTATAGGAACCAACTAATTGATGTAATATGTCTTTGTGGCTCCTGAACAGAGCATCCTCCATAAAACCCTATTGGTGTACCAGACGATGGGATTTTCTAAACTCAACGACCTCTTTTCTTAAGATAAGATATGTAATCATGAgcgagagatgagcaaacagtaaaatgttcaaggttcgatattcgtttcgagtagcccctcaaaattcgactactcgaatcgaatatcgaaccctattatagtctatgggggaaaatgctcgttttagaggtaggcaacattcaatcaaattatacttaccaagtccacgagtgagggtcgaactggttgggctggatcctccgagcagtcttctccttgcagcgtccccgcggcgtcttccggttctgaattcactctgccaggcatcggcgcatgtccgcactacaagcggacatgctcagtcggctctgcccaggcccgatgcctggcagagtgaattgagaggcagaagacaccgcagggaagctgcacggagaagacttctaaaggtaggagaagaaccagcgttgattggccgactgtatagcattcggccaatcaatgctgttcctgcattgaacttttacattcaaacagctagtagtactcgatcgagtatgagtatttcgaataccgtagtattcgatcgaatacctactcgatcgagtactactcgctcatctctagtaatcataag from Leptodactylus fuscus isolate aLepFus1 chromosome 7, aLepFus1.hap2, whole genome shotgun sequence carries:
- the LOC142214499 gene encoding olfactory receptor 6N2-like — translated: MWALYLNKRNETQFDDFHLQGFANVEDYSIGLFFIFLFTYLLTLSGNIIIILVVRLHKQLHTPMYFFIVNLSLLEIWYISTTVPKLLTILVTHDKRVSFHWCFAQLYMFHGLGMTECALLAVMSFDRYLAICNPLRYTSIMNNKLCSYLALLCWTYGFMAATLPLGFTITVPFCGRRYIDHYFCDLAPLLSLACINTSLNNTVNGCVIGFATMFNFIIILIMYINIIYSIVRMKTNTGRIRAFSTCSSHITVVMLFYSTAFTVYASPKGLHSANYDKMFALVYAMFTPLLNPIIYSLRNKEVKKAVKRIFTLIYKKHTVVS